The following is a genomic window from Anopheles aquasalis chromosome 3, idAnoAquaMG_Q_19, whole genome shotgun sequence.
GAAAGCGGCTCAATCCACCGCTAATAAATCCGAATCAAAAGGATTAAGCGAACAGACTCGGTGGCCTGTTAACTCGGCAAGCGGCCTCATCCAGCAGTCCGGAAGCCAGCAAAAATCCTAAACGATGTTCAATTAACTTTAATGCTCGCGAACACAGAAGATCGCTTTCGGTGAATAAAGTTTTCATGGCAGCATCTTTTCGGAGCCGGTACCGTCAGTATTGCTTTGCGAAAAGAGGGCAACCGAGCATGCAGAACACCTGATACCatattgagcagcagcatttccggTGTTTCCGGAATGTTCTTCAACAGCAGCTAGTGCCAGGGACGAAGGATCTTCGTATAATCATTTCAAGACAAAAAAGAgagccagaaagagagagagagagagagagagagagggccagagagagagagagagagagaggaagtttTAGAAACAAAATACATGCCTCTTGATTAGGCGATCAAACGGCCCGGGTGTCTTTCTGTTTCGCTCCAGTGCCTAGTGGCCTCGCCTGGTAATCcataaaacaagaaacaggaaaaagtgttttaaacattccaaacttgctctctctctctctctctctcgctctcttggtGTGGCGTGAATTGAAAAACCGACATCGTGTCGATGCCGTACGGAAGGCCGGTCTGtttggcaaccattttgcgAACCCAAAACGGTTGGCCTTTTTCCTCGATAATGAGAAGCCCCGGGATGAGTTTTGCCAGTTTTTTGGGCGGAAGCTTCGCCTTACCAAACACTCACCACACGCTCctgttccaccaccaacggggcTATTCATTTTCGCTCGCTAACAACCGGGAGTGCGGGGTGGAACTGTCATTTTCCAAACTTTTCCCTCCGAAAAACGCTGAACGATATGCTACTCCCGAGAACTTCTTCTGAGGTTCACTATTTTGTTGGCTaattttttgggaaaaatctCTCCGAAGCAGGAATGCGctggagtgagagagagagagagagagaggtagagaaaagaggaggaaaatcAGGAAAAGGTTCTGGATGCGAACGCTGTAGCGTTCCCTGTTGCGGTCGAGAGTTGATGTcacgagcaagcgagcatcGAGTGTCGACCGGTCGTGCAAGCCCAAGTCAAGTTCCAAGTTTTCATCCCTCCCACCCCTCGGGTTTGAGCCTCAAAAACCTCCATACTACCACCACTTCCTACATGACACGCAAAACAGGCAGGCCAGCAGGCATgctcgaaacggaaaaagggatttttaaTGAACTTTTGCCCAACCAGAACCCAACCGGGCCTGTCTGTTGCCAAACAGTACCGGTGTGGCAGTACGGTCGTCGCTACAACACAAGCCCAGCGACGAGAGCATCTGAAATTATTAATAGCGATAATCATAAAGCGGCCCAACATGCATACATGGTTATGCTCGTATGCTGAGCGAACAGAGCGCCTGGTTCCAAGAAGACAAAGGGGCCTTGGCCtagcctggtggtggtgtttcgaTGGCCTTCGGTGTGTCAAAGATCAGAGCTGATTGGGCAGCTGATGTTTTGCCTTGGTGGATCCGAGGCTCATCTTCAGTGCAGACGTCCGTCCTTATGCTGCTCAGCATAAAATCTAATGATTTCCAGTGCGGCTCATCGGGAAAACTTTACTCTGCCCCCTTCCCTCGATAGcactcccccgggggcagaGGAGAATTAAAAACGTTTCACAATTTGAAAACGTGTTTCAGGTTCTGTTCAGGATGTGATCCACCGGGCTGGAAAATTCCCCCATTCCCATATACTAGTCCGCTCCGGTCACAGGTTTTGTCCTTCATTTGTTTCTGcagcgcacacagcagcacaggcAGCATTGCCATCAGGGGCCATCAAGCGAGACCATCAGGGGCAGGAATCGGAAAGGCTAAAGTGATACGAAACGAAGATGATACTCAATTATGACGTTATGATTATTGCGGTTGCACGGAAGAATATTCAATTTcccgttccgatcgatcgaacacggAATACGGTACGGGGATGGTAcggaacgctcgctcgctcttcccTCCCGGAAAGCATTTGTTGATCGCCAGCCAGTCTAATATGATGGTCAGGGCTTTTGGTGTGGTAAATGGCATACGTTTTGGATATGTGATGCCACGTGAAGAGGGAGGGACCAGGGTGTGGATagaattaattaatatttgtACACCGAAGGGAAGGCGCATACGCGGGGACATTCCAAGAGCAAGAATCATGGCAGCAGCTAGCAGACCGTGCAGGGCCTGGGATCTGTTACTCTCTTCGAACGGTGGCCATATTGCTTTCAATTATCCATGCGGTGTGCGTATTCATCTGAGAGATGTTGAATGTTCGAGCAATGATTTGTGAAAAAGGATTGAACATGATTGGAAATTCAGCTCAACAATCGAGAAGTAGAATTGACCAAACGTTTGCTCAACAAGCCCGGTGGACCTTTTGGGCTGGATATTGTGTGGTTTAAAATCGAGAAGCAAGAAGCCGTCTTCATATCGACAAGACATTCGGAGTTTCTGTAAGTAACTACTTCAACAATCGTTTACTCTGCATGATATTTGTGGCGCTTCTCACCAAAACAATATataaaaacaattcaattgtAGTTTTAAGACACTCTCATATTAACCACTTCCATTGTGTAGTTGATTTGACGTTTTTGAAGTCTTGTCTGCATATCAGCAACTTTTCTATTGATTTTttgcaattaattaattgattaatCCAATTTAAAGCTTTTATGCAATAGTTTCTATCAGTAAAAGGCGAAATGTTTTGAAAGTACACGCAATGCTTTTAACTATTGACGCGTTGTTATGCACTCTTTACAATCagttttctttgatttttgtttacaaaatcGAATAGTAAAACAAAATCTGCTTAATGCTATAActggaaaagcaacaaaatgcTCATTCGTTTGAAGAACGAAATCGCATGGTTAGTTCTGTTTGGAGGCTGGATAAAACCCAATGTTTTGAATGTGTTCGATACATCCTGTGTGTTCCATGCGTTCCTGGAATCCTGGAAGACCATGCAAAATTATTAGAATTTTTCATCATATCGGATTTATCCTGAAACCCCATACCAAAGCTAGCCCTTTGGAAATGTATGCCATTTGGATTAACATATCTCTTGAAATGCTTCACTGCATGAAATGGAGGAATGCTGGAAATTGTTTCAATCCGATTCAATTCTGAAACTTTCAGAAATGGTCACTCGGAGCATCAATAATACAGCATCGAGCTGAATATATCATTAAACAATCATGATCACTTTATCATGGAAAACAGGTTCGCAGAGCAGAAAAAGGCTTGTTATTCTGTTGTCGCTTTTTAATAATGTTCTTCAGGCTTTTGAAACTGCTCATGATCACATGaaacaatcaatcattttATTCACCTTCAGAAAGTGAGTTGAATCaacaaaaattcaacaaaaaatgaaagcagAATAGCTTCATTGGTTGAACAGTAACGattgttttttaaacaagTTTATAGTAATCCACATTTTTATACTAAACGCTCTATAAAATTACTGATTCAAATCAGTAACTGAAGAAATCAAAACATGaattaaaaccaaacaaacaatgtcTCTCTTTCCGCGGTATTTTTATCCAGCACCTCAACGAAAGAAGCTATCCAGCCAGTTATAAACAAACATTATCAGCACGACTTCCAATATCGAGCCATTCTTTGCTTAAAGTGTTATAAACTTAAAACAATCTCCGCATAATCATTAGCCACCGAGCGATAATGAGAAGCGTTTGGGGCGTTGAGAGGTGTACGTCTCGTGCGCCTTCATTAAACCTGCCCAGCAAGTGCACTTACATCAAAAAGCGTGATAACGGTGCGGGTCCCGGGTCTTTATGACTCATAAAATCATGCGCCTTCTCATCATTTCACCAGAACGATACCGGCAGCAAACATCATCAGCGAAAAAGTGGAGCGACTTTCGCGTTGAGCTGCGCGTGAGTGTTATCGGTAAATTGGATAATCGaatcaaaacggaaaagaaaagaaaaaaaaccaggagaCGGCAGCTCCGCGCAGCCTATCGTGGCCGCCGATTTAACGGCTTATTTACCCAAATCACCCAAAACGGTCAGTTGATTCAATTTAGAGCCAATCAACGGACGCACTTGGTGCGCACCAGACACATCCTCTCGACGGcaataagaagaagatggtggtgaaggtatGGCCGCGGGACGCCCGGGATGGACTGCTCGCACTTCTCTCAAACGCACTGCTGCCGTCAGTCCGTCCACTTGGCGCGCTCGACGGGGTCTTACGAGCGCGCTCAGTTCAGTTCGATTCGCCCACCGGACCACTCCTTCCGGGacaaccagcacacaccagcagcagcgaccgggTCTGCTGGATCCGTCGGGGAGTCGGGCCTAATgaatcgatttccatttccgcgaACACCGATCCACCGAAAACGtggtattttttgtttgattttctggTCGTGTGCTGTCCTGTCGCAAAATTAGTGTTTATGTTGGCGAACGCAAACACCGACGGGAGCTAGGACGGTTGTCTCGCTGTGTGTGAATTCTTGCAGTGCAGCCTCCCATAAACTCGCTGTGGTACTCTGTGCTAGCGATCGGTCTGCATGACGTGCGTGGTCATTGATTCCTTCCACACAAATGTGCAATGGCATGTGTCCGGTGTAGCAGCATCGACGGTGATATCGAACTCAACTCGAaagcacctgcaccaccacgaagAATGTCGCTCGACGATGGCAATGAGTTTGTCCGGTGGTTAGTGCCAGTTTTCGGTTCCTCCTCAAAGAGACGATCTAGGCTCGAATCCACCACGGGGTGGCCTCGAGCTGGGCTTGTGTTTTTCCTGCTGGtgtgtgccttggtagagcaAACATTTGGCTACCACAtccggcaccatcaccaggaggaacagcaagagcagcaccaccagctgcagcaggacCTGATGGACTTCATCGATCTCGTACCGTTCGAGGAGGTGCGACAGTTGATGCagtactactaccactacgaCGTCGAGGTGGAGAGTGCATTCGATTACGTCTCGACCGAGGACTACACGCAGATCCGGCAGGATATCGCGAACTTGGGCGAGGTGCGCACCTTTCGCCGCTACCTCGACAGCATCGGCTGCAGCGTGGAGCAGCTGTGGAAGGAGCTGAATGCACGCTTCGACGCGGACGACATCTTTGCCGAACCGGACGAATCCCTACGAAAGTGTGAGTGTTCTTGTTCTTGcgctttgttgttgtagttgcgAGGTGCTGTCGCCGGAACTAACTCCATTATTCAATCACGCAAGTGCCTCACCGAATCAGGCATCGAGGCGCTGTGGAAGGCCGCTCACTCCACCCCACACCGGGagacaatttcaatttaaattgatttcaacTGGACGGGACACCGGAAGTGCACACAATTGCCACCGAGTGCAGCGGGACGGTCTGTCTTCAGAATCGGTCAATGCACCACCGGTCAATGCACAACAAGGCCTGCAGGGCGTGCGAGTGACTAATCTTATTTTGTGCCCAAGACCAAGATGCTGACATCTTCAGAAACCGGATCTTAGGTTCATTCACGCTGGCTTTGACACTTCCTGCCAACGCCAACAGCTCGATTGACCGGGCAGGAAAGGGACGGCCAGCACTGGCGGCCTTCTTGGATCCTGGATTGAGTCCATTTTACAGAAACCGGTCAGGTTAGCGCCCGTGGCAGTGCCAGGCTGCCTGTGGGAATaatattcaattaaattatttacgATTTAATCCTAGCCTTCCGGATGGCTGGCTTGCGGTCCTTTCGCGCCCACTGTCGAACAGTAAATGTCGTTTGTTTGAGTCGTCGGATCTTAGATtcgaccatcatcagcacacggCTTCGTCAAACAATGTGTGTTGCGAGTGATTTGCACGCCTGGTGCTGTATTGTTCACCTTACCACTCAAGTGGCACAAACTCTCGTCTTGATTGTTACACAAGACCCTCATCACTGTTGTTGAGTGTTGGTGGAATATGGAAACTTCTCCATAAAACGCAATCCAACTTCCGAAGTGATGTTATGACGAAACTCTCGCTAAGCTCTCTCGGTGTGTACGCGCCGGTTGCCAAACGTGTATTCAGCACATtgaccaccactggccaccgaccAGTACGCGGATTGACACGGCTTCATGTACGGAATTGCCACAAATTTGCCCCaagtacgacgacgactacgacgacgacgatgatgatgagatcgACCTCGGTCAGCTCAACGGCTCAAACCACAAGCCCTGTGGCCACTCTagctcccctttcccttccccatcgatcggttgatgACAATTTGCTTGATTGTAtttgatgacgctgatgaaaGGTTGTGACgtggtgcggtgctgctgctgctgctggtccaccAACCAAGCGACCAGCTAATGAAGAAGGTTTCTTCACTCCTCTGGCTCTGGTCTCTGGCTTTAGCAacctccacaccacaccgcactgCCACGTGAACTGTCAATAAGTTACCGGCCATAATCCATTCGATGCAGTGCACCGTCGGGATCGGGATAGTATGGTCCTGGAAGTGAGGATCGTCCGGAACGTTACccaaattaaattattaatcaaTTACTGTTTGCTAtcgggagggggagggggggtgggctGCAGGTAGTGACCGTAGTTCGATTTATCGAAGCCTGCGGACGATCGAGAACGTGTGCAATCAGTGGTGCGCGCGTCCACCAGTACTCGCCGCAGGTCCGCAGTTGGATGATTGGagtaaaaatcaaaaacaatgcAATCCCCGGGAAGCCTAGCGTGCCTGTGGCCACAGTGATCCTCCGGCTTCCCTTCCTAACTTCATCGCCCGTTTTCGTTGTATCGATTGCAGTAAATCTCACCACCAGGGGATTGAACGGATTAGTCGATGACATATTGGCCCTGCTGCCCCAGGACGAAATaatccttcttttcttcgacAAGCTGGAAACGAGCAACGACTTTTCCTACTTCTTCGAGCAGATCGGTAGCGGCGAGTTCGAGAATGTGCTCAACACGCTCCAGGTAAGTTTACGTATTCCGCTCTtcccttctgctcctccttttCCACGGATTGGAGTCAATCAACGGGATTGATCCCATTGGTCCCCGAGACGGGCCAGAGCACACTCCGATAGTTATGCCCCCGAGTGACACGCAATTTTGGGGAcgggaaaattgatttctggTAACAGTGCTTAGCCTTCTGGTTGGTCTTTGGATTTGGGTTTGGGATTTCGATTATGACCGCCCCCACCGGTTCCTGGATATTAACCTTTTGCGATCGCTTcgctttatcctttttcctccccctggCGGTGCCGAATAGTCATCACAGCAGCTGCGTATACTGCTCTGGAAGCTCCAGCAGCACGGTTTCGACATCCCCGGCTGGATACAGCTTGTGCAGCGGTACTTCAGTTTCAGCAGTTTCTAAT
Proteins encoded in this region:
- the LOC126575798 gene encoding protein G12 — encoded protein: MACVRCSSIDGDIELNSKAPAPPRRMSLDDGNEFVRWLVPVFGSSSKRRSRLESTTGWPRAGLVFFLLVCALVEQTFGYHIRHHHQEEQQEQHHQLQQDLMDFIDLVPFEEVRQLMQYYYHYDVEVESAFDYVSTEDYTQIRQDIANLGEVRTFRRYLDSIGCSVEQLWKELNARFDADDIFAEPDESLRKLNLTTRGLNGLVDDILALLPQDEIILLFFDKLETSNDFSYFFEQIGSGEFENVLNTLQSSQQLRILLWKLQQHGFDIPGWIQLVQRYFSFSSF